The proteins below are encoded in one region of Leishmania infantum JPCM5 genome chromosome 16:
- a CDS encoding putative eukaryotic translation initiation factor 1A: MPKNMGKGGKSFKAGNSKGNMQNQKRDLTYANPDEGEEYAQVKKALGNLRLELQLAGGSTVIGAIRGAMVRKVWIGQGDVVLVAKREFNENDVVDIIHRFTPAEVRLLVKENAIPRDFRSAEERDNNGNTDYIFVNDEDDAQNDDDDQNAIDRNEVIMDDPLAALDNL; encoded by the coding sequence ATGCCGAAGAACATGGGTAAGGGCGGTAAGTCCTTTAAGGCTGGTAACTCGAAGGGCAACATGCAGAACCAGAAGCGTGACCTCACCTACGCCAACCCcgacgagggcgaggagTACGCGCAGGTAAAGAAGGCGCTCGGCAACCTCCGTCTCGAGCTCCAGCTCGCCGGTGGCTCCACCGTCATCGGCGCCATCCGCGGCGCCATGGTGCGCAAGGTGTGGATCGGCCAGGGCGACGTAGTGCTCGTGGCAAAGCGCGAATTCAATGAGAACGACGTAGTCGACATTATTCACCGCTTCACCCCGGCCGAGGTCCGCTTGCTGGTGAAGGAGAACGCCATCCCGCGTGACTTCCGGTctgccgaggagcgcgaTAACAACGGCAACACCGATTATATCTTTGTGaacgacgaggatgacgcacagaacgacgacgatgaccaGAATGCGATCGACCGTAATGAGGTCATCATGGATGACCCCCTCGCGGCCCTCGACAACCTCTAA
- a CDS encoding putative 50S ribosomal protein L17, with protein sequence MLRWSRLLRGRPPPVMGHAKRMRFAGVDDNPSVTHKPWDTSEPLMADYGWERGKLPKFRARSPFHRQQIARRMVTELIRKDYVIVGGARAPALRILADHVVELAKAGDTDSRQQLAYFLHDPLMVDKAFDEYPRRFRDMNAKYAMMTRLKGRRRSDNVAMYFVEYKNRDMSDNHKGEDYTAGPERFFLPPRIIETEKGIQRPPHMQMAFDRWASKFKTEEFHHWWRLRHAKLRYWGVRNVPHPSDVDPLWTEKEEEEWHNEMLANTSDFEDFDLDDDSYEAAGEGGGQCGSSSPSGIGPEPQKKF encoded by the coding sequence ATGCTCCGCTGGTCTCGGCTACTGCGCGGGCGACCCCCGCCGGTGATGGGGCACGCCAAGCGGATGCGCttcgccggcgtcgacgacaATCCCTCCGTCACACACAAGCCGTGGGACACCAGCGAGCCGCTCATGGCGGACTACGGCTGGGAACGCGGTAAGCTGCCGAAGTTTCGCGCTCGTAGTCCGTTTCACCGTCAGCAGATCGCGCGCCGCATGGTGACGGAGCTGATCCGCAAAGACTACGTCATCGtaggcggcgcgcgcgctccgGCATTGCGCATCCTGGCCGACCACGTCGTCGAGCTCGCCAAGGCTGGTGACACGGACTCGCGTCAGCAGTTGGCCTACTTTCTACACGACCCCCTCATGGTCGACAAGGCCTTTGACGAGTATCCGCGTCGGTTCCGCGACATGAACGCCAAATACGCGATGATGACGCGCCTGAAggggcgccgacgcagcgacAACGTTGCCATGTACTTTGTGGAGTACAAAAATCGCGACATGAGCGACAATCACAAGGGCGAGGACTACACCGCTGGGCCGGAGCGCTTcttcctgccgccgcgcatcaTCGAGACCGAAAAAGGTATTCAGCGCCCGCCGCACATGCAGATGGCGTTTGACCGGTGGGCGAGCAAGTTTAAGACGGAGGAGTTTCATCActggtggcggctgcggcacgccaAGCTGCGCTACTGGGGTGTCCGCAACGTCCCGCATCCAAGCGATGTGGACCCACTCTggacagagaaggaggaggaggagtggcaCAACGAGATGCTGGCCAACACCAGCGACTTCGAGGACTTCGACCTCGACGACGACTCCTACGAGGCCGccggcgagggaggcggccAGTGTGGCAGCTCATCTCCGTCAGGGATCGGACCGGAGCCACAGAAGAAGTTCTGA